From a region of the Aeoliella mucimassa genome:
- a CDS encoding HD domain-containing phosphohydrolase, with protein MSLNRILFIDDEHYVLRAYARILHPFREEWTMSFHQDAMSAWDGLLESSADVVVSDINMPGMSGLQLLERMQEHPDMIDIPVIIVTGRDDNGLKSRALSLGATDLLHKPVDCSELAARLRSALQLKKCTDQLKQQNERLDLLVRARTKQLFDSHAELVWRLAKAAECRDDDTGNHVVRVGVYAKLIGQAMGMKAEFCENLCLAATLHDIGKIGVPDAILRKPGKLSPQEWKIMQEHCLIGRSILVEGHAGRTLVPGDLSLDTLTERYPLLEMAANIATYHHEKWDGTGYPYGLAGEAIPLPARIVAIADVYDALRSKRPYKKRYDVEQALDIIAEKNGTHFDPEVYLAFLQVLEEILEAEVAYSDADKRSITPTEILQETTP; from the coding sequence ATGAGTTTGAACCGAATACTTTTCATCGACGACGAACACTACGTCCTGCGGGCGTATGCGCGGATTTTGCATCCGTTCCGAGAAGAATGGACGATGTCGTTTCATCAAGACGCGATGTCGGCCTGGGATGGCCTGCTCGAGTCGTCGGCAGATGTGGTCGTCTCCGATATCAACATGCCTGGCATGTCGGGACTGCAACTGCTGGAGCGGATGCAAGAACATCCCGATATGATCGATATCCCGGTGATCATCGTCACCGGGCGGGACGACAATGGACTGAAGAGTCGCGCACTGTCGCTTGGTGCGACCGACTTGTTGCATAAACCTGTCGACTGCAGCGAACTGGCTGCCCGACTGCGGAGCGCTTTGCAACTCAAAAAGTGCACCGATCAACTGAAACAACAAAACGAGCGACTCGATCTGCTGGTGCGCGCCCGCACGAAACAGCTGTTCGATTCGCATGCCGAACTGGTCTGGCGGCTGGCCAAAGCCGCGGAGTGTCGCGACGACGACACTGGCAACCACGTTGTCCGCGTGGGGGTCTATGCCAAACTGATCGGGCAAGCAATGGGCATGAAGGCCGAATTCTGTGAGAACCTTTGTTTGGCTGCCACGCTGCACGACATTGGCAAGATTGGCGTCCCAGATGCCATCCTGCGCAAACCGGGCAAGCTGAGTCCGCAGGAATGGAAGATCATGCAGGAGCACTGCTTGATCGGACGCTCCATTCTTGTGGAAGGTCACGCTGGGCGTACGCTGGTGCCAGGCGACCTGTCGCTCGACACTTTGACCGAGCGTTACCCTTTGCTGGAAATGGCCGCAAACATTGCAACCTACCACCATGAGAAATGGGATGGCACCGGGTATCCCTATGGCCTGGCCGGCGAAGCCATTCCCCTGCCCGCCCGCATTGTTGCGATTGCCGACGTTTACGACGCCTTGCGAAGCAAACGCCCGTACAAGAAACGATACGATGTAGAGCAAGCGCTCGACATCATTGCAGAAAAAAATGGCACCCACTTCGACCCGGAGGTTTACCTGGCGTTCCTGCAAGTACTGGAAGAGATTCTTGAAGCCGAAGTAGCTTACTCCGATGCCGACAAGCGTTCCATCACCCCCACAGAGATACTCCAAGAAACGACGCCCTGA
- a CDS encoding HD domain-containing phosphohydrolase: protein MKERILLVDDEPNVLSGYKRHLRKDYNVFLAEGGPQALSMIASEIPFAVVVSDMKMPEVNGIAVLAAVAKRHPDTVRVMLTGDADQRTAIDAVNQGNIFRFLTKPCSPETMAATLEAAVRQFRLVRAEQELLTKTLSGSVNLMVQMMSLTNPKAFGQASRVRRYARDIANRLKLKNAWEVEIAAMLSQIGCIAIPNEILEKVTDGIRLNPTEQRMWDEHPDTGRELVGKIPRLEGAAELIALQRYHEPNNSIPMGARVLKVVLDHDVLATVTSPPEALHTMLREHPEQYDPDVLKALSELVTSSYITKEVHIIGLREGMVFDENVQTLTGSVLIAKGQEVTESLMNRLRNFERSTHGVQQPIRVRCYSSEQAAEAPTEEQLAQPVG, encoded by the coding sequence ATGAAAGAGCGAATTCTTCTAGTCGACGATGAGCCCAACGTGCTGTCTGGTTACAAACGGCACCTGCGCAAGGACTACAATGTGTTTCTTGCCGAGGGGGGTCCCCAGGCGCTGTCGATGATTGCCTCCGAAATTCCGTTTGCAGTTGTCGTGTCGGACATGAAAATGCCCGAGGTCAATGGCATCGCGGTGCTGGCCGCCGTGGCGAAGCGCCACCCCGACACCGTGCGGGTGATGCTCACCGGCGACGCCGACCAGCGAACCGCCATCGATGCGGTAAACCAAGGCAACATCTTTCGCTTCCTTACCAAACCTTGCTCGCCCGAAACCATGGCCGCCACGCTCGAAGCAGCGGTCCGGCAGTTTCGGCTCGTGCGGGCGGAGCAGGAACTGCTCACCAAAACACTCAGCGGCAGCGTGAACCTGATGGTCCAGATGATGTCGCTCACCAATCCGAAAGCGTTCGGCCAGGCGTCGCGGGTGCGGCGGTACGCTCGCGATATTGCCAATCGGCTAAAGTTAAAAAACGCCTGGGAAGTCGAAATCGCAGCCATGCTCTCGCAAATCGGCTGCATTGCGATTCCTAACGAAATCCTCGAAAAAGTTACCGATGGCATTCGGCTGAATCCTACTGAACAACGCATGTGGGACGAGCACCCCGACACCGGGCGCGAACTGGTGGGCAAGATCCCTCGCTTGGAAGGGGCGGCCGAGCTCATTGCTTTGCAGCGGTATCATGAACCAAACAACTCCATTCCGATGGGCGCGCGAGTGCTCAAGGTGGTACTCGACCACGACGTGCTGGCGACAGTCACCTCGCCCCCCGAGGCGCTGCACACCATGCTGCGGGAGCATCCCGAGCAATACGATCCCGACGTGCTCAAGGCGCTCAGCGAGCTGGTGACCTCGTCGTACATTACGAAGGAAGTTCACATCATCGGCCTGCGCGAAGGCATGGTGTTCGACGAGAACGTGCAGACGCTCACCGGTTCGGTGCTGATTGCCAAAGGCCAGGAAGTCACCGAGTCGCTCATGAACCGACTACGCAACTTCGAACGCTCCACGCATGGCGTGCAGCAGCCGATTCGGGTGCGGTGCTACAGCAGCGAGCAAGCCGCCGAAGCGCCGACCGAAGAGCAACTGGCTCAACCGGTTGGTTAG
- a CDS encoding HDOD domain-containing protein produces MMTSLLFVDDQANVLSGIRRMLRSYHKQWDMEFACGGHEALELMQDKRFDVVITDMRMPGIDGAALLGNVREKWPSTIRIVLSGQSDRERILCALGPAHQYLSKPCDAEKLTSTVARCCMLRDRLKNDRLKQLVSQLDTVPSSAHSLEQLTSELNSSSATIDNVAKIVAGDVGMTSKFLQLVSSSFFGQPQRVKSAEQAVSLLGLDLLRELLRIEGVFRVFEEEQFAHFSLNELTNHSRDVAECAYNIAKLESDDPQVHGDSRLAGLLHDVGKLVLATCAADEFRQAVDLAHDQQITLWEAEMHVFGSSHAEVGSYLLGLWGAPLPVMEAICLYRTPEEAESTGFSPLVAVHAANILCRKRVSSRAQEATLLERSEFLANGPFADRVEQWHRATNTSVPKHQAVP; encoded by the coding sequence ATGATGACAAGTTTGTTGTTTGTAGACGATCAAGCGAATGTGCTTTCGGGCATTCGTCGTATGCTGCGCAGTTATCACAAGCAGTGGGACATGGAGTTTGCTTGCGGAGGGCATGAAGCGCTCGAGTTGATGCAGGACAAGCGGTTCGATGTGGTGATTACCGACATGCGGATGCCAGGCATCGACGGCGCCGCGCTGCTGGGGAATGTCCGTGAGAAGTGGCCTTCGACCATACGGATCGTGCTGTCGGGACAGTCCGACCGCGAGCGGATTCTCTGCGCGCTCGGTCCTGCTCATCAATACCTGTCGAAACCATGCGACGCGGAGAAGCTGACCTCTACGGTCGCTCGTTGCTGCATGCTTCGCGATCGTTTGAAGAACGATCGGTTGAAGCAATTGGTTTCGCAGTTGGACACCGTACCCTCGTCGGCTCACTCGCTGGAACAACTCACCAGCGAACTGAACTCCTCGTCGGCCACCATCGACAATGTCGCCAAAATCGTAGCCGGCGATGTCGGCATGACTTCGAAGTTTCTGCAACTGGTAAGTTCCTCGTTCTTTGGCCAGCCGCAACGAGTCAAGTCGGCCGAGCAAGCAGTTTCGTTGTTGGGCCTCGACTTGCTGCGTGAACTGCTGCGAATCGAAGGGGTGTTTCGCGTGTTCGAGGAAGAGCAGTTTGCTCATTTTTCGCTGAACGAACTGACTAACCATAGTCGCGACGTTGCGGAGTGCGCTTACAACATCGCGAAGCTCGAAAGCGACGATCCTCAAGTGCATGGCGATTCGCGACTCGCTGGCTTGCTGCACGACGTGGGCAAACTGGTGCTGGCCACTTGCGCGGCCGACGAGTTCCGCCAGGCGGTTGATCTCGCTCATGATCAGCAAATCACGCTTTGGGAAGCCGAGATGCATGTGTTCGGATCGAGTCATGCCGAGGTGGGGAGCTATCTGCTGGGACTGTGGGGTGCACCGCTGCCGGTGATGGAAGCGATTTGTTTGTACCGCACTCCCGAAGAAGCCGAATCGACGGGCTTCAGTCCCCTGGTTGCCGTGCATGCTGCTAATATCTTGTGTCGCAAACGCGTGTCGAGTCGGGCGCAGGAAGCGACGCTGCTCGAGCGGTCCGAGTTCCTGGCCAATGGCCCGTTCGCCGATCGAGTTGAACAATGGCATCGGGCAACTAACACTTCTGTACCAAAACATCAGGCAGTTCCATGA
- a CDS encoding response regulator, which translates to MAIDCELDFDRADPFHSAPPVRVLVVDDDSKVIDGMKRCLKRYNIEVIEGYHGVHGIWRTITERPDIIITDICMPLVNGEEVVRCLRNNQTTSSSPIIVLTGLEESHWKKKMLGLGVDAYFTKPVDSEELVQVIASLVPQSLARNA; encoded by the coding sequence ATGGCGATTGACTGCGAACTCGATTTTGATCGAGCGGATCCGTTTCATTCGGCACCGCCCGTACGGGTGCTGGTGGTGGATGACGATTCGAAAGTGATTGATGGCATGAAACGCTGCCTGAAGCGTTACAACATCGAAGTAATCGAAGGGTATCACGGAGTCCATGGTATCTGGCGTACCATTACCGAGCGGCCCGATATCATCATTACCGACATCTGTATGCCCTTGGTGAATGGAGAAGAGGTGGTTCGTTGCCTGCGCAACAATCAAACCACCAGCAGTTCGCCGATCATCGTCTTGACGGGCCTTGAGGAATCGCACTGGAAAAAGAAGATGCTCGGCTTGGGGGTCGATGCGTACTTTACGAAACCGGTCGACTCCGAAGAGTTGGTGCAGGTCATTGCTTCTTTGGTGCCGCAGAGTCTCGCACGTAACGCCTAG
- a CDS encoding response regulator, with translation MNTPAKPTVLLVDDEPNLLHSLAREWRKQPFVTLTARSAEEAVAVLKAHAVQLVVTDECMVGMRGSELVTWIAEHYPNVIRIVLTGQPSIPAMQTAINHGGVFRYFTKPTSAEALATAILEGLQLPSTSTSTC, from the coding sequence ATGAATACTCCTGCGAAGCCAACGGTCCTGTTAGTGGACGACGAACCGAACCTGCTGCACTCGCTCGCTCGCGAGTGGCGGAAGCAGCCGTTCGTCACGCTCACCGCGCGGTCGGCCGAGGAGGCTGTTGCGGTGCTCAAGGCCCACGCGGTGCAGCTCGTGGTGACCGACGAGTGCATGGTCGGCATGCGAGGTTCGGAGCTCGTCACCTGGATCGCCGAGCATTACCCCAACGTGATTCGCATCGTGCTCACTGGGCAGCCGAGCATTCCAGCGATGCAAACCGCCATTAACCATGGCGGAGTGTTCCGCTACTTCACCAAGCCGACCTCGGCCGAGGCGTTGGCCACCGCCATTCTCGAAGGCTTGCAGCTCCCCAGCACCAGCACCAGCACCTGCTAA
- a CDS encoding two-component system sensor histidine kinase NtrB, which translates to MQHIEVIERRLTREQSARSQAELLLEEKSRAVYDANSELKALTECLREQGERTHAIVANAAEGIITISNAGYIDSVNPAAERMFAMAADEMVGKRADSLFANPCRETSPDATICTPQWLISSKREADREILGRRSDGTEFPMELIISEVTINNRHAYMSLVRDLTRRKQLEAQLAHAQRMESVGQLAAGIAHEINTPIQYVGDNTRFLNNAFHDLEDYFESVDQLIQACEDNNLCSSLVKRTKALMEESDLEYLREEIPLAIQHSLDGAERVATIVRAMKEFSHPGIREKAAIDLNHAIQSTVTVSRNEWKYVSEVEMQFANDLPLVPCYAGDLNQALLNMIVNAAHAIESTRDDETQPLGTITISTKQVDNWAEIRISDTGSGIPLDAQSKIFDPFFTTKAVGKGTGQGLAITYSVIVEKHGGTISFETEQNAGTTFIVRLPIE; encoded by the coding sequence GTGCAACACATAGAAGTCATTGAACGACGCCTGACTCGCGAACAGAGCGCCCGCTCGCAGGCGGAATTGCTGCTGGAGGAAAAGTCGCGCGCGGTGTACGATGCCAACTCCGAACTGAAGGCGTTGACCGAATGCCTTCGAGAACAGGGAGAGCGTACCCACGCGATTGTGGCCAACGCCGCTGAAGGCATCATCACGATCAGCAACGCAGGCTACATCGATTCGGTAAATCCGGCCGCGGAACGCATGTTCGCTATGGCAGCCGACGAAATGGTAGGCAAACGAGCCGACTCGCTGTTTGCAAACCCGTGCCGGGAGACTTCGCCCGACGCAACAATCTGCACTCCTCAGTGGTTGATTTCGAGCAAACGAGAAGCGGACCGCGAGATACTCGGCCGGCGGAGTGATGGCACTGAGTTTCCGATGGAACTGATCATTAGCGAGGTCACCATCAACAACCGCCATGCCTACATGAGCTTGGTTCGCGACCTTACCCGACGCAAGCAGCTCGAAGCTCAACTGGCTCACGCCCAACGGATGGAATCGGTAGGTCAATTGGCCGCTGGCATCGCCCACGAAATCAACACTCCCATTCAGTACGTGGGAGACAATACTCGGTTCCTCAACAATGCATTTCACGATCTCGAAGACTACTTCGAGAGTGTCGATCAACTGATTCAGGCATGCGAAGACAACAATCTCTGCTCTTCGCTTGTGAAACGCACGAAGGCGCTCATGGAAGAGTCCGATCTGGAATACCTGCGGGAAGAAATCCCCCTGGCCATCCAACATTCTCTCGATGGTGCCGAACGCGTGGCGACGATCGTTCGCGCGATGAAAGAGTTCTCGCATCCAGGCATCCGCGAAAAGGCCGCCATCGATCTGAATCATGCGATTCAAAGCACGGTGACCGTTTCGCGCAACGAGTGGAAATACGTCTCGGAAGTCGAGATGCAATTCGCCAACGACCTGCCTTTGGTGCCTTGCTATGCGGGGGACTTGAACCAAGCGTTGTTGAACATGATCGTGAATGCCGCCCATGCGATTGAGTCGACTCGCGACGACGAAACGCAGCCGCTCGGCACGATTACCATCAGCACGAAACAAGTCGACAACTGGGCTGAAATCCGTATTTCGGACACTGGCTCTGGGATACCTCTCGACGCTCAGAGTAAGATCTTCGACCCCTTTTTCACCACTAAAGCGGTGGGCAAAGGAACTGGTCAAGGTCTTGCGATTACCTATTCGGTAATTGTCGAGAAGCATGGCGGTACCATCAGCTTTGAAACCGAACAAAACGCTGGCACGACTTTCATCGTCCGCTTGCCGATTGAGTGA
- a CDS encoding heme NO-binding domain-containing protein: MKGAIFNQFLGWVDDQYGMVTTETLIDSVPLESGGAYTNVGIYDHHELLALVDELSRRTKTSSAKLLYEFGRYAFAEMLKISAKQFAKARSVFAMLSMVDQHHHAEVAKLYPDAEVPRFKTSRPADDTLELTYHSSRPFADFAEGLIKGCIDHFGESIDLIREDSESGDDTYARFRLTVHQEGAVPCNT; encoded by the coding sequence GTGAAAGGCGCCATCTTCAATCAATTTCTCGGTTGGGTTGATGACCAGTACGGTATGGTCACCACCGAGACACTTATTGATAGCGTTCCTCTGGAAAGTGGAGGCGCCTACACCAATGTAGGCATCTACGATCACCACGAACTGCTGGCTTTGGTCGACGAACTGAGTCGTCGCACCAAGACTTCCTCTGCCAAGCTTCTGTATGAGTTCGGTAGGTATGCCTTTGCCGAAATGCTGAAAATCAGCGCCAAGCAATTTGCCAAGGCCCGTTCGGTATTCGCGATGCTTTCCATGGTCGATCAACACCATCATGCCGAAGTCGCAAAACTCTATCCTGACGCAGAAGTACCGCGTTTCAAAACGTCCCGCCCCGCTGACGATACACTCGAGTTGACTTACCATTCCAGCCGTCCTTTTGCTGATTTTGCGGAAGGGTTAATAAAAGGCTGCATCGACCACTTTGGGGAGTCCATTGATTTGATCCGTGAGGATTCTGAATCTGGCGACGACACCTACGCTCGGTTCCGGCTTACGGTTCACCAAGAAGGGGCGGTGCCGTGCAACACATAG
- a CDS encoding methylmalonyl-CoA carboxytransferase subunit 5S, which produces MTRTVEVTELALRDGHQSLLATRMAMEDMVPICEDIDQAGYWSVECWGGATYDSCIRFLNEDPWERLRTFRKLLPNSRLQMLLRGQNLLGYRHYEDTVVDRFVEKSAENGMDVFRVFDALNDVRNIKRALEAVRRTGKHAEATICYTTSPLHSVDMFVDMAEQLCEAGCDSICIKDMAALLRPQPAYDLVKGIKQRCGEDTVVHVHVHSTTGVTLVSLMKAIEAGADIVDTCISSMSLGPGHNPTEALVEMLPGTGYETRLDKDRLRKIKKYFAGIRPRYAEFASNILGVETDIFDSQIPGGMISNMESQLKQQGAADRVEEVMAEVPRVREAAGFPPLVTPSSQIVGTQAVLNVLMGPFKVLTAEFADLMLGYYGETQGDRDPKLIEAASKQAKKEPITCRPADMLKPEWDQLRTNALELEGCNGTDEDVLTYAMFPKVAPKFFVDRANGPKNLGKSPESQTEPSAVSASGGGKSITGPISYKVKLGNRTHSVSVEPA; this is translated from the coding sequence ATGACTCGTACGGTCGAAGTAACGGAACTCGCGCTACGGGATGGACATCAAAGCCTCCTCGCCACTCGCATGGCGATGGAAGATATGGTGCCGATCTGCGAAGACATCGATCAGGCTGGCTATTGGAGCGTCGAGTGCTGGGGCGGTGCCACTTACGACTCCTGCATCCGCTTCCTGAACGAGGATCCCTGGGAGCGACTGCGAACGTTCCGCAAGCTGTTGCCCAACAGCCGCCTGCAAATGCTGCTGCGGGGGCAAAACCTCTTGGGCTACCGGCATTATGAAGACACCGTGGTCGACCGCTTTGTCGAAAAGTCGGCCGAAAACGGCATGGACGTCTTCCGCGTGTTCGACGCCCTGAACGACGTGCGGAACATTAAGCGTGCTTTGGAAGCAGTGCGCCGCACCGGCAAGCACGCCGAAGCCACGATCTGCTACACGACCTCGCCGCTGCATTCGGTCGACATGTTCGTCGACATGGCCGAGCAACTTTGCGAAGCGGGTTGCGATTCGATCTGCATCAAAGACATGGCCGCTCTGCTGCGTCCCCAACCGGCTTACGACCTGGTAAAGGGCATCAAACAGCGGTGCGGTGAGGACACCGTGGTGCATGTGCACGTCCACTCGACCACTGGCGTGACGCTCGTCAGCCTGATGAAAGCCATCGAAGCCGGCGCCGACATCGTCGATACTTGCATTTCGTCGATGAGCCTAGGCCCAGGGCATAATCCCACCGAGGCACTGGTCGAGATGCTGCCCGGCACCGGGTACGAGACGCGACTCGACAAGGACCGGCTCCGCAAGATCAAGAAGTACTTTGCCGGCATTCGTCCCCGGTACGCCGAGTTTGCCTCGAACATCCTGGGCGTCGAAACCGACATCTTCGACAGCCAAATCCCCGGCGGCATGATCTCCAACATGGAGAGCCAGCTCAAACAGCAGGGGGCGGCCGATCGCGTGGAAGAAGTGATGGCCGAAGTGCCGCGGGTGCGCGAGGCGGCAGGTTTTCCCCCGCTGGTCACGCCCTCGAGCCAGATTGTCGGTACGCAGGCGGTGTTGAACGTGCTGATGGGACCATTCAAAGTGCTGACGGCCGAGTTCGCCGACCTGATGCTCGGCTATTACGGCGAAACCCAGGGCGATCGCGACCCCAAGCTCATCGAGGCCGCCTCGAAGCAGGCCAAGAAAGAACCGATCACCTGCCGCCCCGCCGACATGCTGAAGCCCGAGTGGGACCAGCTCCGCACCAACGCGCTGGAGCTCGAAGGTTGCAACGGCACCGATGAAGACGTGCTGACCTACGCCATGTTCCCGAAGGTCGCCCCCAAGTTCTTCGTCGATCGCGCAAATGGCCCCAAGAATCTGGGGAAGAGCCCCGAGAGTCAAACCGAGCCCTCTGCGGTCAGCGCCTCAGGCGGTGGAAAGTCGATCACGGGACCAATCTCATACAAAGTGAAGCTCGGCAACCGAACGCACAGCGTCAGC
- a CDS encoding sensor histidine kinase, whose product MSNIAAYTSAFQSITERVLNDMFGLGESVPSPVIEVPSVETSKNFIVSLFYTGSVYGEYLLAMDEEVAARVVGIDQVSDGEDRDIAQETICDALTETLNLIVGEAVVELQDCYAKLTITAPRVYFGKIRYPQFRTGKAVLQTSAGEIECFFCLDQMRLSLAASYDEAMDSLMVINKELKEANRHLAEQQAQLVHAEKMATVGMLASGVAHEINNPLFFLDMNLETLNENVSTIEGLIQRYERIEARVAAVEQQLEDEGFERVLTETKEVVTEAREGVERIKNIVRSLKEFSDVDRSGFADSDINMIAKNVCNLISHLLPKGCQVEQEFEEVPRLNCNAGEMSQALANILTNAAQAVGEDGHIVVGSHVEEDCVVLSFTDNGVGIDADNLDRLFDPFFTTKEEGQGSGLGLSISYGIIKKHKGVISVESTLGEGTTFKVRLPFTTPEASYC is encoded by the coding sequence ATGAGTAATATCGCAGCTTACACTTCGGCGTTTCAGTCCATCACCGAACGTGTCTTAAACGACATGTTTGGGCTGGGGGAGTCCGTTCCCTCACCGGTGATTGAAGTGCCATCGGTAGAAACGTCAAAGAACTTCATTGTGTCGTTATTCTATACCGGCTCAGTGTATGGTGAATATCTACTTGCGATGGACGAAGAAGTTGCCGCGCGAGTGGTAGGCATCGATCAAGTATCGGATGGTGAAGATCGTGACATTGCTCAAGAAACCATCTGCGACGCCCTGACCGAAACGCTTAATCTGATCGTTGGCGAAGCGGTAGTCGAACTGCAAGACTGCTACGCTAAGCTCACCATTACCGCTCCGCGGGTGTACTTCGGGAAAATTCGCTATCCCCAGTTCCGCACCGGTAAGGCAGTGCTGCAAACTTCGGCCGGCGAGATCGAATGCTTCTTCTGTCTTGATCAAATGCGGTTGAGTCTCGCAGCGTCGTACGACGAAGCGATGGACTCGCTCATGGTCATCAATAAAGAATTGAAGGAAGCTAATCGCCATCTGGCTGAGCAACAAGCTCAGTTGGTGCATGCCGAGAAAATGGCCACCGTGGGTATGCTGGCCTCCGGCGTGGCTCACGAAATCAACAACCCGTTGTTCTTCCTCGATATGAACCTGGAGACATTGAACGAGAATGTCTCGACCATCGAAGGACTGATTCAACGCTACGAAAGAATCGAAGCCCGTGTCGCCGCCGTCGAGCAACAGCTTGAAGACGAAGGCTTCGAGCGGGTGCTCACGGAAACCAAGGAAGTGGTAACCGAAGCCCGCGAAGGGGTAGAGCGAATCAAGAATATCGTCCGTAGCCTCAAAGAGTTCTCGGACGTGGATCGCAGTGGGTTTGCGGACTCCGACATCAACATGATTGCCAAGAATGTGTGCAATCTGATCTCGCACCTGTTGCCGAAGGGTTGCCAGGTAGAGCAAGAGTTTGAGGAAGTACCGCGACTGAACTGCAACGCTGGTGAAATGAGTCAGGCGCTAGCCAACATCCTCACCAACGCGGCTCAAGCAGTCGGCGAAGATGGCCATATCGTCGTCGGTAGCCATGTAGAAGAAGACTGCGTGGTGCTTTCGTTTACCGACAACGGGGTGGGCATCGATGCTGATAATCTCGATCGGCTGTTCGATCCCTTCTTCACGACCAAAGAAGAAGGCCAAGGTTCCGGGCTTGGGCTGTCGATCTCGTACGGAATCATCAAGAAGCACAAGGGTGTGATCAGCGTCGAAAGCACGTTGGGCGAGGGAACCACCTTCAAGGTGCGGCTTCCCTTCACCACACCCGAAGCCAGTTACTGCTAA
- a CDS encoding response regulator: protein MNRVLVVDDSAFMARSVAIVLKDMDFEVVALAHDGFQGVEKYEELRPDVVLLDVTMPNMDGVECLVKLREIDNDARVVMLSAVHDEETVNKCLEYGAIAFLQKPIRRGNAEDLERLRSTLETAAH, encoded by the coding sequence GTGAATAGAGTTTTAGTAGTCGACGACAGCGCCTTCATGGCTCGATCCGTCGCGATCGTGCTAAAGGATATGGATTTCGAAGTCGTGGCACTTGCTCACGATGGCTTCCAGGGCGTTGAGAAATACGAAGAGCTGCGTCCCGACGTGGTATTGCTTGACGTCACGATGCCCAACATGGATGGCGTGGAATGCCTGGTAAAGCTTCGCGAGATCGACAACGACGCCCGCGTCGTTATGCTCTCTGCGGTTCACGATGAAGAGACTGTAAATAAGTGCTTGGAGTATGGCGCTATCGCGTTTTTGCAGAAGCCCATTCGTAGGGGCAATGCCGAAGACCTGGAGCGTTTGCGTTCGACCCTCGAAACTGCCGCCCACTAG
- a CDS encoding PEP-CTERM sorting domain-containing protein (PEP-CTERM proteins occur, often in large numbers, in the proteomes of bacteria that also encode an exosortase, a predicted intramembrane cysteine proteinase. The presence of a PEP-CTERM domain at a protein's C-terminus predicts cleavage within the sorting domain, followed by covalent anchoring to some some component of the (usually Gram-negative) cell surface. Many PEP-CTERM proteins exhibit an unusual sequence composition that includes large numbers of potential glycosylation sites. Expression of one such protein has been shown restore the ability of a bacterium to form floc, a type of biofilm.) — MPEPASLLLVLFVIGAAGSRRGLRLARCL, encoded by the coding sequence GTGCCCGAGCCCGCGTCGCTGCTATTGGTCCTGTTCGTGATAGGTGCTGCGGGTTCGCGTCGCGGTTTACGTCTTGCTCGGTGTTTGTAG